The Deinococcus yavapaiensis KR-236 DNA window TGGGACCGCGCATGCTTTCACTTCACAATCTGCGGTACCTGCACCGCTTGGTGGAGCGCGCCCGCTCAGCGATCGAGCGCGGAGGCTACACCGAGTGGGCGTTTGCTTGGGGCGAGCGCTACTTCAAAGGCCGAATTCCTTCATGGTTCGCCGCGGCACTGGATTCTTCCTGCTAAGAATTCTTACCCACCTCTTAACTTGTCCCTTGCCCTCACATGTGGCGGCGATTGTAATTTTCGTGCGGAACGCTGCTGGTCGCTCTTTTCAGATTCGAATCATGAAGAGTGACGGTATCTTATCTTCTCATCTTAGACTTGACCTGGTGTTCTTCATACGAGTATCATCACCGTGATCCTGATCGTCCCCGATTCTCACAAAGTGAGAGGAGCGATCTGGGTCGCGCGAAGATTCATCCGACGTCATGCATTGGGAGAGGAAACTCGGCAACTCGCCCCAGCGTCTTCTCAAAGTCGGAAGGATACAAGCGCGACAAGAGGGGGTTTGGTATGAAATTGAAGGCTCTTCTCACGTTGACCGCCGCGCTGTCGTTCGGCGTTGCTGCTGCCCAAGAGTCCGCGCCCGCGGCTCCGGCACAAGCGCCTGCGACGGCAGCCCCGGCGCTCAGCGACGTTCCCGCTGGCCACTGGGCCAAGGACGCCGTTGATCGCCTTGTTCAGCAAGGAATCGTTCTGGGCTTCCCGGACGGTACGTTCCGCGGCACCCAGAGCTTGACTCGCTATCAAGCGGCCGTCATTATCGCTCGCTTGCTCGACCAAATCGCCAAGAACGAGCCCGCCGTGCAGCAACTTGATCCGGAAACGATCACGTCGCTGCAAAACGCCGTTCAAGAACTCGCCGCCGACCTCGCGGCGCTCGGCGTCCGCGTCGCAGACCTCGAAGAGAACGCCGCGACCAAGGACGACCTGTCCACCCTCGAAGAGACGATCAACTCGTCCGTCGACTCCAAGATCGAAGAGGCCATCAACAACCTCGAGATCCCGGGTAGCAACGACGACGCGATCGAAGAACTGCGTGCGTCCATCGACGAAGTCAACACGCGCATCGAAGAGCTTTCGGGTCGCGTGGACGAAGTCGCCGGTAGCGTCGACGAAGTGTCGGGTCGCGTGGACGAAGTCGCCGGTAGCGTCGACGAAGTGTCGGGCCGCGTGGACGAAGTCGCCGGTAGCGTCGACGAAGTGTCGGGCCGCGTGGACGAAGTCGCCGGTAGCGTCGACGAAGTGTCGGGTCGCGTGGACGAAGTGTCGGGCCGTGTGGACGAAGTCGCCGGTAGCGTCGAAGACCTCACCGGTCGCGTGGACGAGCTCGCCGACAACTACGACGCGCTTCGCGCCGATGTCGACGATGCCGCCAGCAGCATCGCCGCGCTCAACGACCTCACCGTCTTGCTCAACCAAGACATCCTGAGCCTGCAAGACCGCGTGAGCGCGATCGAAGCCGACTACGTGCCTCGCGCCGACTTCGACAACCTCACCGCTCGCGTCGGTGCGGTCGAGACGCGCGTCACGACGGCCGAGACGAACATCACCAACCTGACGAATCAGGTCAACCAGCTCAACCGCTTCGCGTTCCGCGTGTCGGGCAACATCTCGCTGTCGTACTACCAAGCGCAGACCTTCGGCGATCTCGATCAAGACTTCGACATCGACCGCTTGCTGCCCGGTACCAACCTCAGCTCCGGCACGAACGGCGCGGACAACTCGAACCCGCGTGACTTCGCCGACTTCGCCCGTAACACGGGCAACGTCGTCAACACGCGCGACAACTTCGCCTCGACCAACTCGGGCGACCGTTCGGGCGCGGCGAGCGTCGGCGCGAGCGTCAGCTTCGGCTTCCTCAACAACCCCGTGCTGCGCGGAGCCAACAACACGACCCTCACCTTCGGGATTCGTCCTCAGAACGGCTCGGGCACGCTGACGGCCGCTCCTGATGGTGCCCTCGAGTCCGCGCCGCTGGTGTTCTTCGTCACTGGCCTCGCGTCGAACTTCACGTTCGGAAACGCTCCTGTGACGATCACGGCGGGCCTGTCGCCCACGGTGAAGTTCACGGAGTACGTGTTCGACAACGACGTGAACAGCCGCGGCCCCGGCATCGTCGCCACGGTCGACGGTTCGAACTTGCCCGTCATCGGCGCTTTCCGCCCGACGATCACGGCGACGTTCGGCACCACGAACAACTCCAACATCGGCGTTCCGGCGACCGTGAACGCTCCCATCACGCCCACCCCGGCGAGCGGCCCGACCACGTCGCCCGTCAACGTCGCGGCTGGCGCTGCCAACTACTTCGGCGTTCGCGCGGCGATCACGCCGATCGACACGCTGCGCCTCGGCATCAACTACGTCCAAGAAGGCTTCAACGCCAACGGCGGCGTCGTTCCGGGCACGGCCACGACGCTTCCCGTGCAACTCGGCTACCAAGGCGTTGCGGGCGCCACGGGCCGTACGGTCTTCGGCCTGAGCGCCAACGGTGGCCTCGCGGGCGTCAACATCGACAGCGAGTACGTCACGAGCCAGTTGAACGGCACGAGCCAAACCGATCAAGCGTTCTACGCTCGCGTTGGCACGACGATCGCCGGCATCTCGCTCGGTGCGAACTTCCGTAGCATCGACCCCGACTTCGCCAATGGCGGCGTCACGACGGGTAGCCCCACCAACGCTGGCTTGTCCACGGACGGCTTGCGTCCCGACTCGAACGGCGACGGCGTGTTCGGCGGCGCGGGCGACAACAACCAAGCGTTGTTCGGCGCCAACCAAACGGGCTTCGGCGTGCGCGCTGGCGTCACCATCGCTGGCATCGACCTGCGCGGCTACTTCGACCAATCCGCTCCCTACACCACCTTCGGCACCATCGGTACCACGAGCGGCGCCAACGGCACCGGCACGCGCTTCGGTGCGAGCCTCGCCACGACGCTCGGCCCCGTGACGGTGGGCGGCTACTTCGAAAGCCGCTCGGACAACGACGGCGTGGGCGTGGCTGCCGCGCAACGCTTCGGCGTCGGCGCGACCGTCGCCCTCCCGGCTGGCTTCCGCGCCTCGGCGGGCTACAACCAAGCGTCGGAAGGCGGCGTGCAAGTCGAAACGACGGGCTTCTTCGCCGGCGCCTCGGCCCTCGGCATCGACCGCAACATCGTCGTTCCGGCCGCCATCACGGCCGCCCTGCCGACGGTGCCCGCGTTCGCCGCGACGCCCCTCTCGGGCTTCGTGCCCGCTATCCCTGGCTCGAGCAACACGTTCTTCGGCGTGACGCTCCGTCACGACGGCACGGCGTCCGACGCGCTCATCCGCGGCCTCAACCTCGACTTCGGCTACCGCAGCCAATTCCGCGCGGCGACGGGCGGCTTCACCCGCACGGTCCTCAACGCGGGCGCCTCGTACAGCGGCAACCTCCTCGGTGCGACGCTCAACGCGGGCGGCGCTTACATCGCCGACAACTACGGCAGCGAGACCTCGGCGACGACCGACTCCAGCACGACCCTCATCGCCGCTGCTTCGCTCACCACGCCGACCTTCGACTTCATCTTCCGCCCGGCCCTCACGGCCGAAGTGCAAACGGCTTCGCGCGCCTTCCAAGCGCAAGCCTACACGGCCAGCTTGACGCGCACCGCCTTCGGCGTGACGCTCAACGACGTGTTCGGCCTCGCCAACACGACGGCCAGCGTTCAAGCGGCGAACCTCGACACGAACAACGTCATCTACAACGTGTTCACGTCGGGCGGCGCGGGTAGCTTCTCGCCGAGCGCCGCCGCTGGTGCCAACAACCTCCGCGGGATCTACACGAACCTCGCGATCGGTGGCGCCAACGTCTCGTACGGCCTCTTCACGCTCACGACGGACAGCGACGCCGCCGCGCCCCAAAGCACGACCGGCCAAGCGTTCCGCGTCAGCTACAACATCCCCCTCACGTTCTAAGCCTCAGCGCTTCGAACTTCGACTCCCCGCCTCGCGCGGGGAGTTTTCGTGTCTTTATAATTCGAGTCATGATCGCCGTATTCGGACATACCAACCCGGACACCGACGCCATCACCGCCGCGATGGTGTACGCGAACTTCTTGCGACGCACCGGAAAGGCGGCGGCGGCGTACCGCCTCGGAGAACTCAACAAGGAGACGGAGTTCGTCTTGCGCGCCGCGGGAGTCGAGGCGCCGCCTGTCTTGACGGACCTGCCTGGCGGTTCGACCGTCGCGCTCGTCGATCACAACGAGAGCGCCCAATCCGCGCCGAGCCTTGACGAGTCGAGCGTGAAGTTCGTCGTGGATCACCATAAGCTGGGTGACCTCAGCACGAACGAACCGATCTTCATGCGCTTCGAGCCGGTCGGGAGCACGGGCACGATCCTCACGAAGATGCACCGCGAGGCGAACCTCGCGATCCAACCGCTCGATGCACGCTTGATGCTGTCGGCCATTCTTTCGGACACCTTGCACTTTCGCAGCCCGACGACGACGCCCGAGGACCGCGAGGTGGTGTCGTACCTCGCGCAGATCGCCGACGTTGGTGATATCGGGGCCTACGCGGGCGAGATGTTCGCCGCGAAGAGTGATCTTGGTGACGTGCCCGCCGAGCGCCTCTTGAAGATGGACTACAAGGTGTTCGAGTTTGCCGGGAAGCCGTACGGATTGGGCGTTGTCGAGACGACCAACCCCGGCTACGTGATGGGGCGGGCGTCGGAGTTGCTCGCGGCGATGGACCGTGAGAAGGCCGAGGCGAACCTCGCGGGCGTGTTGCTGTCGGTCGTCGACATTCTCAACGAGACGAACAAGACGCTCGTGTTGAGCGCGACCGAAGAGAAGGTGTTGCGCGAAGCCTTCGGCGCTGGGATCGAAGGGCAAGTTGCAGACCTCGGGTCGCGCATTTCGCGCAAGAAGCAAGTTGTGCCGACGCTGGAGGCGTACTTCGGGTCTTGAGTCACGTCGATTGGTTGTTCTCCCGCCAACGCTTTGGCGTCACGCCGGGCTTGGGACGTGTTGGGGCGTTGCTGGATGCGCTCGGCTTGAGGCGACCGCCCTTCGACGTCATCCTCGTGGGAGGCACGAACGGCAAGGGCAGCACGAGCGCAACCCTGGCGAGCATTCTGACGGCATCGGGACGCCGGACGGGCTTGTTCACCTCTCCGCATCTCACGCGCTTCTCCGAGCGCTTCGTGGTGAATGGGACCGAACTGCCCGAGCTTGTCGTAGACGCGGCGCTCGGGGAGGTTCGGCCCCTCGCGGAGCAAGTGGGTGCGACGTTCTTCGAGATCGTGACGGCGCTCGGCGTGAAGCTGTTCGCCGACGCTCGTGTGGACGTCGCTGTCATGGAAGTCGGGCTGGGCGGACGACTGGACGCGACGAACGCGCTGGACCCTCTCGCGAGCGTCGTGACGAACGTCGGTTTGGACCACGTGGAGGTGCTCGGCTCGAGCGTGGAGGAGATCGCTCGCGAGAAGCGCGGAATTCTGCGCCCGCATCGGCTCGCCGTGACTGCCGTGACGGGAAGGCCCTTGGCCTTGCTCGAAGAGATGCGGGCAGACTTGTGGGCGCTCGGGCGGGAAGCGACGTTGGAGACGCGCTTCCTCGGGTGGGAAGGGTGGGACGTTCGCTTGCGTGATTCCTCGGGTGAGCTGGCCTTCGAGACGCCGCTGCTCGGCCTGCACGGGGCGAGCAATGCCGCGTTGGCTGCCCTGCTCGCGCGTCGGTTGGGCGTGGTGGACACGGCGATCGTTGCGGGCGCGCGGGCCACAAGGTGGTCCGGTCGGATGGAGCGGTTGCCGTGGCGGCGTGGTCACATGTTGCTCGATGGAGCACACAATGCCGATGGCGTGCGAGCGCTGGTCAGCGCGCTACGGCGTCTGGGCGTGGAGCGCGTCCCGGTCGTGTTCGGTGTGGCGAGGGACAAGGACATCCGCGAACTTGCTCGCGCCTTGCAGGAAATCGCCTCGGAAGTGATCGTGACGCGGGCTCTGCTCTCGCCCAGGTCGGCCGATCCCGAGGAACTCGCGCGTCTTTTCTCGGTGCCCGTGAAGGTCGCTTCGACGCCCGCCGAAGCGCTCGCACGGCTTCCCGACGTCCCGGACGGGCTCGCCGTCGTGGCAGGAAGTCTCTACCTGCTGGGCGAAGTCCGGCCCCTCGTCTTGGGCGAGTCGGGCGAGGCGCGCGAGCGTTGGCAGTGAAGCGCCGAGCTGAGAACGCGAGGACCGTGATTCGGGAATCGTTGGTACGCTGAAGGGCATGACTTCAATCGACGAGCTGAAGACGCTGTTGGGTGTCGTGAGCGATTTGAACGCGGCCAACGGACTGTTGTCGTGGGAGCAGGAGACCATGATGCCGCCCGCCGCCGCGCGCGTTCGCGGCCTACAGATTGCGACGCTGGCCAGCGTCGCGCACGAGAAGTTCACGTCTGAACGCATCGAGCAACTGCTGGCCGCACTCGAAGGCGCCAACCCCGGAGGCGACGACGCGGCGCTCGTGCGCGCGACGCGCCGTGACTACGACCGGGCCACGAAGCTTCCCGTCGAGTTCGTCGAGGAGCGTGCGCGGACGCAGAACGAGGCGCACCACGCTTGGATCGAGGCGCGCGCGAAGAGCGACTTCAAGACGTTCGCGCCTTATCTCGCGAAGATGTTCGACCTCGCTCGGCGTTACGCGGATTTCGTGGGGTACGAGGCGCATCCGTACGACGCGTTGCTGGACGACTACGAGCCGGGCGCGCGCGCCGAGGAAATCCGTCGCGTCTTCGGTCAACTGCGCGAAGAGACCCTACCGTTGCTGAGGGCGATCGTGGCAGCGGGTGACGCGACGGATTACGACGTGCTGACCCGTGACTTCCCGATCGATCTTCAGCGGACGTTCGCCCTCGAAGTCGCGCGCGACTTCGGTCTCGACCCGGAGTTCTCGCGACTCGACGTGAGCGCGCACCCGTTTCAGACGAACTTCAGCCGTGACGACATTCGCATCACGTCGCGCTTCGACGCTCGGTACTTTCCGATGAGCTTGTTCGGAACGTGGCACGAGACGGGCCACGCCATGTACGAGCGCGGCGTGTCGGCGGCCTTCGAGCGAACGCCGCTTTCGAGCGGAGCGAGCCTCGGCGTGCACGAAAGTCAGTCTCGATTGTTCGAGAATCTCGTGGGACGCTCGCGCGCCTTTTGGGAAGTTTATTTCCCGCGTTTTCAAGAGCTTTTTCCCGAACAGCTCGCCGACCAGACGGGCGAAAGCATCTACAAGGCCGTGAACCGCGTGCAGCCGAGCCTCATTCGCGTGGAGGCGGACGAGGTGACGTACAACTTCCATATCATGCTGCGCTTCGAGCTCGAGCTCGACCTGCTCGAAGGACGGCTCGCGGTGGCCGATTTGCCCGAGGCGTGGAACGCGAAGATGGCCGAGTACTTGGGAGTCACGTCGCCGAACGACGCGGATGGCGTCTTGCAGGACATCCACTGGTCGTCCGGGCTCATCGGGTACTTTCCGACGTACAGCCTCGGCAACTTGCTGAGCGTGCAACTGCTCGAGGCAGCCAAGAGCGCCGATTCTGCTGTTGCCGAAGGCTTGCGCGCGGGCCGCTTCGCGCCGCTACTGTCGTGGCTGCGCGAGAACGTGCACCGCTTCGGTCGCTCGCTGCTGCCGCGCGAAATCACCGAGCGCGCGACGGGCAAACCGCTGGAGGCGGGAGCGTACGTGCAGTATCTCAAGTCGAAGTACGCCGACATCTACGGCTTGAACTCGTGAGATGAACGAGGCGCGGGACCACCCCGTTTCAGGTGGTCCCGCCTCGTAGGTGTGCTCAAACAGCTTGGCGACGTTCGGCGTGCGCGATAAGGTAGGCGCGGGTGGCGTCGAGCCAGGCACGTGCGAGGCCGCTGTGCGGATGTTGGCGAGCTTGGAGGGCGCTTGCGGTGCGGTCGAGGTGCCGTTCGACTTGCCGCAGGGCAAGCGAGCCGCCTTCGTTTTCGACCTCGATCAAGGTGTTCATCACGAGCGTCGGATGGACTTTACCGACTTTGATGGTGTGAGCGATCGTCTCCAATGCGCGCATAACTCTCCTCCTCAGAAAACCCTTAATGTATTCTGATCTTAACGTACTCATTCGCCAATTGCAATAGAGCGACCCCTTATTCTGTCTTGACCAGATCGCAGAGCAGTGTTACACTCCGACTAACGGTGGGCCATTCTGTCAAGACCCAACCCGATCGGCGCCGCCCCAAGGGACGACGTCGCAGCCAGGAGGTGGCCATGAAATTGCACGAACGATTGCGCGAACTTCGCAGCGAGCGCGGGCTGCGGCTCAAAGACGTCGCCGAGATGGCGGGCATCAGCGTTCCGTATCTTAGTGACCTCGAGCGCGGACGCACGAACCCCAGTCTCGAAACGCTTCAAACGCTTGCCGGCGCGTACAGCATCACCGTTCACGATCTGCTCGAAGGCGTCGAGTTCTACGGCAGTCCCACGACGGGCGCCTTGCCCAAGGGGCTCTCGGACCTCGTGAACGACCCCGTCCTCGGTGTTCAGATCACGCCCGACTGGGTACAGACCCTCGCACGCATCGAGTTGCGCGGCAAGCGCCCGCGCGACAAAGGTGACTGGTACGAGATTTATCTGCACCTCAAGCGCATTCTCGACTGAATCATCAGATCTCACGTTTCGAAGAGTCCGGCATGTTGCATACTGCTGGGCTCTTCGTCGCTATAGTGGTGAGAAGCTTATGAAGAAGATTGTTCGTTTCACCCTGCTCGGACTCGGCCTCCTCGTTCTCGGCGCTTGCGCCCCCGCTCCTGCCGGCTCCGGCATCTCCTCCCCGATCGCCGCCTCGGCTCTGCAAACTGTCACCGTTCGCCCCGGCCAGAACCTTTTCGTCTCCACTCTTCTCAATCCCACTTATCTCGGAATCGACGACAGCCAAATCGACGCGACCGTGCCCGTCAATTGGGAGCGTCGCGACGTCAACAACAACGTTCAGAGCATCGAGACCCCCATCGACTGGATCCTTCTCGGAGAACCCGACGTTCCCGCCGGATGGAGCATCAGCCTCGCGAAGGCCGAACTCGTCCGCCAGATCCTATCGACGCGTGAAGACCGCGCGCGCGGTGAAACGTCCATCCGTTACCGCGATCAAGTTCGCCTCGTGTACAACGTCAAAGTTCCGCAAAACGCCCCCGAGGACGTGTACAATCTGAGCTTCAAGCTGCGCGCCCTCCCCAAGGAAGCGCAGCCGGCGATTTTGATCGTCAACGTCGAAAAGAACGCGAAGTAAGCTTCACATAATACGCTTGCCGAGCAAGCTTTCCGCCATGCCCACCATCAGGTGGGCTGTTTGGTTTTGAGCGTCGAGAATCGGATTGACTTCCACGATGTCCATGCTCGTCACGCGCCCGCTTTCGGAAAGCAACTCCATCAGCAGATGTGCTTCGCGGTAAGTGAGACCTCCGGGTACCGGCGTGCCGACTCCCGGAGCGAACGAGGGATCGAGGGCGTCCGCATCGAACGACACGTGCACGCGCTTCAAGTCCGAGAAGCGCTCCAACGTCTCCTCGGTGATGCGCGTCATGCCGAGCTGATCGACTTCCTTCATGGTGTACACGGTGATGCCGTGCTCGCGCACGAGGTCACGCTCGCGGCGATCCACGCTGCGAATGCCGATCATGACGATGTCCTCGGGCCGCATGCGCCAACCGCCGCCGATGGACGAGAGGTGCTCGTCGCCCAAGCCGACGAGATGTGCGACGGGCATGCCGTGGATGTTGCCGCTGGGACTGCTGCTCGGCGTGTTGAAATCCGTGTGCGCATCCACCCAGATCAAGCCCGCGCGCTCGCCACGGGCCGCGCCGGGCACCGTGCCCATGCTGATCGAATGGTCGCCGCCGAGTGAAATGGGGAAGACGTCGCTCGGCAAATCCAAAAGCCGCTGACACGTGCTCGAGCACGCCGAGAGAATCGCGTCGAGGAAGATCAAACCCTGATTCTGATGCTTGTCGAGGGTCTCGGGAATCGGAACGGTCACGTCTCCCAAATCGCGCACGACATGCCCCACGTCGCGCAGGGCAGCGGCGAGGCGCGCGTTGCGCAAAGCGCTGGGACCCATGTCAACTCCGCGACGGCCCGCGCCGAGATCCATCGGAACGCCGAGGATGGCAATATTCATGAAAGCCACTCTAGCAAGGCGCGCTCGGTATGCCTCACGGCGAGAAAAAGCACGGCGTCCGCTCGTCGCACATCCTGGAAAACACTGTTGGAGACGAACGCTAGGAAAGAGCGCGTGTATGAAGATGCGACTTCCAATCGAGACGCGCGCCTCCATAGACCCCCTCGTCAAGCCTTAAGATACGGAGATGACGAACGAAGCCCCTATTCTCAATGTCGCGCGATTGCTGCGCTCTCAAGGAGACGTCGAAGTCTCCGGCGAGCTGAGCGAGCTGCGCTACGAACAAGGCGGTGAGGAGCGCGTCCTGCGCTTCGCCGAGCCTGCCAAATTCCAACTGTCCGCCAACACCCTCGGCGGAGACGACATGTGGCTCTCGGGGCGCTTCCGCCCCACGTTGGTGCTGGAGTGCGGCCGTTGCTTGCGGCCGGTCGAGACGCCCGTAGGCGTCAAGGTCGGCACCCTGATGCGCTATGACCCCAGCGTCACCGAGCCGCACCTCGACGAGGGGGAGAGCGGTGAGGAAGTCTTCTTGTTCGGCGATACGAACGTCGACCTCAGCGCCCTGCTCGCCGAAAGCACCCTGGTCGAGGCGCCCGCCGTCGTGCTGCACGACCCGAATTGCAAAGGATTGTGCCAAGTGTGCGGCACGGACCTCAACGACTCGACGTGCGCCCACGAGGCCGTCGTACCCATCGAAGCGCCCGGTCAGGCGCACGAATTGCACCTCGAAGAAGACTCGCCGTTCGCGAAGTTGCGCGGCCTCGAACTTCCCGACGAGTGACGTTGACCTCCACTGCCCGCCGGACGAACGTCCGGCGGGTTTCGCGTTCCGGGACCTCCTCGTTCCACTACACTCGGGCCATGACCGAGTCGACGCCTCCCGACCCCCCGATCCTCACGCACTTCCGCGACGGCGAACCGCGCATGGTGGACGTCACCGACAAGGCTCCCACCGTGAGAAGCGCGACCGCCGAAGCCTGGGTACGCCTGCCGCCCGAGGCGAGGCGAGCTTTGGAAAGCGGCACGAATCCGAAGGGCGATCCTCTCGGCGTCGCGCGTCTCGCGGCCATCACGGGCGCGAAGCGCACCTCCGACCTCGTGCTGCTGTGTCATCCCTTGCCGATTTCCGGCGTGGACGTCGACGTGACGCTGAACGAGGAAGGCGTGCATGTTGTCGCCACGGTGCGCACGACGGGACGTACGGGCGTCGAGATGGAAGCCCTCACGGCGGTCACGGCGGCCGCCCTCAACGTCTACGACATGCTGAAGGCGGCCAGCAAGGCCATCGAGATCGACTCGGTGCGTTTGTTGTCGAAGAGTGGCGGCAAAAGCGGGGACTTCGTCCGAGCGCCCTAGCTCGGCTCCCGACTGAAGTCTTCCTCGCATCGGAGGACGGGAGGCCCGTTAGACTGAGCGGGTGAAGGTCGCTTTGCTCGATACCCTCGGCTCCCGCTACTTGCGGTTCTGGGAGCCTTACCTCGCCGACCTCGGCGTGGACGTCGCTCGGCCGACGCTGCCGAAGCGCGACGCTTATGAACTCGGACGTGAATCGCTGCCCGGAGAGGCGCCGCCCGTTCAACTCGCCTTGGGGCGCATTCTCGAACTCTCGCAGGCATCCCGTGCGGACGCCGTGCTGATGCCCGAACGCACGAGCGTCGCGGGCGATCCGTGGGGCGCCGCCTTCGCCGACGTCTTGTCGCGGCGCGTCAGCAGCCTTCCCGCCCTGCTGCCCGTTCCCGCGAGCGGAGACGCCGCCGCGTCGGCCGCGACGGAACTCGGCGTGCGCCTCACGGGCAATCCGGGACTCGTGCGCCGCGCCCTCGACCGGCGCCGTCCGCTGCTGACGCCACCACGCGAAACCATGCCGAACCTGACCGCGGCGAGTCGCCACACCCTCGCCGTGATCGGCCCGGAAGACCTGTTGGGCGAGCCTTTCTTGCTGGGCACGCTGCCCGCCGAGTTGGAGGCCCTCTCGATTCACGCGGTGTTCTCGACGCAAGTTCCCCGCGACATCCTGGCCGAACGCGGCTTGCGCGCGGGCGGCGCGACGCCTGCCGAGCGCGAGTTCGTCGGAGCTTTCCAAACCCTGGAAGGCAAGGGCCCGGTGCGCGGCTCCATTCTCGCCGTGCCCACGTCCGCCGCCGCTTACCGCACGTTCGCCGAGAAGGTCGCCAAGACGGCCCACAAGCCCGTCCTCGTGTTGGACGTGTCACCCGACCGTGACGACTGGAGCGAGGTGCGCGCCTTCGTGAACCGAGTGGCGCTCGGGGCGAGCAGTCGCTCGGCCACGAAAGGAGACGATTGATGCTGCGCTCCTTTTGGCGC harbors:
- the moaC gene encoding cyclic pyranopterin monophosphate synthase MoaC, whose protein sequence is MTESTPPDPPILTHFRDGEPRMVDVTDKAPTVRSATAEAWVRLPPEARRALESGTNPKGDPLGVARLAAITGAKRTSDLVLLCHPLPISGVDVDVTLNEEGVHVVATVRTTGRTGVEMEALTAVTAAALNVYDMLKAASKAIEIDSVRLLSKSGGKSGDFVRAP